In the Haloferax marinisediminis genome, ACTCAGTGGTGGGCAGCAACAACGGGTCGAACTCGCACGAAACCTCGTCCGTGGGTGTGACATCATGCTCCTCGACGACCCACTAGCTGACCTCGACTACAAACTTCAAAAGCGGATGGAGCTCGAGATTCGACGAATCCACGAGACGCTCGGAAGCACGTTCGTTTACGTCACCCACAATCAAGACCAAGCGCTCAAACTCGCCGACAAACTCGTGGTCATCAATCAGGGAATGATCGAGCAGATTGGGACACCAGACGAGGTGTATCAGAACCCTGCGACAGCGTTCGTCGGTCGATTCATCGGTGACTCAGACCCGCTTTTAGGCGAGGTCGTCGGTACCGACGGTGCGAACGTTCGTGTCGACACGCCAGTCGGCGAAATCGTCGCAAAGCCACGCGGCGATACTCCGGACGTGGGGACGGAAGTTATGATACTCGTCAGACCTGAGGACATAACCATCGGTCAGGGGACTGCTGAACTGGACAACGACCTGCCGGCGACAGTCCAAGGGCGGACCTACACCGGGGAGCGGACCGAATTCACAGTGAGACTCGACGGTGACGCCGAGGACTTCCAGGTCGTCGTCAGTGGGAACGTTCCGCTCGAAGCGTTCGGGAACCGGACGAGAATTGGCTGGAACGCAGACGAGGGCGTCGCCTACGATACCCTCAGTGTGGTCGAGACTGTGACTGTCGACGACCTCATGGAGGTGTAATCATGTCTAACGCAAACCTCGACGACAAGACTGAACCGAAACAGCAAGCCACCATCGACGACCGAGAGAACGTGCTCAAGGTCGAGGGACTCACCAAAATCTACCCCGATGGCACCCTCGCAGTCGACGATATCGACTTCCAGATAAAAGCCGGCGACTTCTGTGTCATCATCGGTCCATCCGGTTGTGGTAAGTCGACGACGCTGCACTCACTCGTCGGAAAGATTCCCCCAACAGAAGGGAAAGTCATCCTCGACGGAAAAGACATCACGC is a window encoding:
- a CDS encoding ABC transporter ATP-binding protein, whose translation is MGAVNMSENAISIVSLEKSFSNEQVLKGVDFSIEPSELCVIVGPSGSGKSTLLKCIAGLVSFDRGEVLIDGASVGSIPVEKRDLGYVFQDFEERLFPHMTVGENVAFGLRQSEENFSDDAIQQKIDESLELLAITETKDTLPSELSGGQQQRVELARNLVRGCDIMLLDDPLADLDYKLQKRMELEIRRIHETLGSTFVYVTHNQDQALKLADKLVVINQGMIEQIGTPDEVYQNPATAFVGRFIGDSDPLLGEVVGTDGANVRVDTPVGEIVAKPRGDTPDVGTEVMILVRPEDITIGQGTAELDNDLPATVQGRTYTGERTEFTVRLDGDAEDFQVVVSGNVPLEAFGNRTRIGWNADEGVAYDTLSVVETVTVDDLMEV